From Ictidomys tridecemlineatus isolate mIctTri1 chromosome 2, mIctTri1.hap1, whole genome shotgun sequence, the proteins below share one genomic window:
- the LOC101969570 gene encoding alpha-endosulfine, which produces MRTNFSNRGGVIFSQGSPTLHSPGPVLSQKLEEENPVEETSKEKQDTQEKESILPERAEEAKLKAKYPSLGQKPGGSDFLMKRLQKGQKYFDSGDYNMTKAKMKNKQLLSAGPDKNLVTGDHIPTPQDLPQRKSSLITSKLAG; this is translated from the exons atGAGGACAAACTTCTCCAATAGAGGAGGAGTGATCTTCAGTCAAGG GTCCCCTACACTCCACAGTCCCGGTCCCGTCCTGTCCCAGAAACTAGAAGAAGAGAACCCTGTGGAGGAGACCAGCAAGGAGAAGCAGGACACGCAAGAGAAAGAAAGTATTCTCCCTGAGAGAGCCGAGGAGGCAAAGCTAAAGGCCAAATATCCAAGTCTAGGACAAAAACCTGGAGGCTCTGACTTCCTCATGAAGAGACTTCAAAAAGGGCAAAAGTACTTTGACTCAGGAGACTACAACATGACCAAAGCCAAGATGAAGAATAAGCAGCTGCTGAGTGCAGGACCAGACAAGAACCTGGTGACTGGtgaccacatccccaccccacagGATCTGCCCCAGAGAAAGTCCTCACTCATTACCAGCAAGCTTGCGGGGTAA